One Castanea sativa cultivar Marrone di Chiusa Pesio chromosome 4, ASM4071231v1 DNA window includes the following coding sequences:
- the LOC142631186 gene encoding alpha-mannosidase I MNS5-like isoform X1, with protein sequence MLPREFIVAWMLVLLVILPNIFNPCTCQLEPRWAAKKRHVMREKVRKMFYHAYDNYMTHAFPHDELKPLTKSFTDSLSELGNLRLEHLPQDYNGSALTLIESLSSLLIMGNSTEFERAVLWLSQNITFNVDARVNLFECNIRVLGGLVSAHILATDSTNRLVHGAYKNQLLILAEDLGKRFLPAFNTPTGLPYAWINLKYGVMVNETTETSTSGCGSLILEMGALSQLTGDPTYEYVAIRALRKLWSMRSSLNLLGTTLDVVTGDWIEYSAGIGAGVDSFYEYLFKAHILFGKEEFWRMFHSAYLAVQKYFRHGPWYHEADMRTGKATYWQLTSLQAFWPGLQVLVGDIAAANSSHREFFHVWEKFGVLPERYLLDHQMLHPTEKYYPLRPELAESTFYLYQATKDSWYLKVGESIVNSLNLYTKVEGGFASVKDVTTMQLEDHQHSFFLAETCKYLYLLFDDSFLVDRNYIFTTEGHPLPVLRDWHDRLPESYIPTNWSFAQSEKQARRASAMSLQVCPANDNQQVESACHITDARADHRCFTDEECGVDSTTCRRRSCSMAGYCGLWLLV encoded by the exons ATGTTGCCTCGAGAGTTTATTGTGGCATGGATGCTTGTGCTCCTTGTGATCCTTCCCAACATCTTCAACCCTTGCACGTGCCAACTCGAACCTCGTTGGGCAGCTAAGAAGAGACACGTTATGAGAGAGAAGGTTCGAAAGAT GTTTTACCATGCATATGACAACTACATGACCCATGCATTCCCG CATGATGAGCTCAAGCCTCTTACTAAATCTTTCACTGACTCTCTTAGCGAGCTGGGAAATCTGagg CTTGAACACTTACCGCAAGACTATAATGGATCTGCCCTCACACTTATTGAGTCATTATCCAG CCTTTTAATTATGGGTAACAGCACTGAATTTGAAAGGGCAGTACTTTGGCTTTCtcaaaatataacattcaaTGTTGATGCAAGGGTAAATCTTTTTGAG TGCAACATAAGAGTTCTTGGAGGACTAGTTTCTGCTCATATACTTGCAACTGATTCTACGAACAGGTTGGTTCATGGTGCTTACAAGAATCAGCTGCTTATCTTGGCTGAAGATTTAGGGAAGCGCTTTCTACCTGCATTCAATACACCCACTGGGTTGCCATATGCTTGGATTAACTTAAAG TACGGAGTGATGGTGAATGAGACTACTGAAACGAGCACTTCTGGGTGTG GTTCTCTGATTCTTGAAATGGGAGCCTTATCACAATTAACTGGTGACCCCACATACGAATATGTAGCTATACGTGCTCTTCGTAAATTATGGAGCATGCGGAGTTCACTGAATTTACTTGGAACAACGCTGGATGTGGTTACTGGGGATTGGATCGAGTATTCAGCTGGAATTGGGGCTG GGGTTGATTCATTCTATGAGTATCTATTCAAGGCTCATATTCTTTTTGGAAAGGAGGAGTTTTGGAGAATGTTCCATTCCGCTTATCTTGCAGTGCAGAAATATTTTAGACACGGTCCATG GTATCATGAAGCTGATATGAGAACAGGAAAGGCTACTTATTGGCAGCTTACAAGCCTTCAAGCATTTTGGCCCGGCCTGCAG GTTCTTGTTGGGGATATTGCAGCAGCTAATTCATCACACCGTGAGTTTTTCCATGTATGGGAGAAGTTTGGAGTTCTACCTGAGAG GTATTTGCTGGACCATCAAATGTTGCATCCTACAGAAAAATATTATCCTTTGCGCCCCGAATTGGCAGAGTCAACATTCTACTTATATCAAGCCACCAAAG ATTCGTGGTACTTAAAAGTGGGTGAATCAATTGTTAATTCTCTTAATTTATACACCAAAGTGGAAGGGGGATTTGCAAGCGTTAAAGATGTGACAACTATGCAGTTGGAAGATCATCAGCATAGTTTTTTCCTCGCTGAAAC GTGCAAGTATCTCTATCTTCTGTTTGATGATTCATTTTTGGTTGATCGGAATTATATCTTCACAACTGAGGGTCATCCCCTTCCAGTATTAAGAGATTGGCATGACAGGCTTCCAGAGAGCTATATTCCAACTAACTGGAGTTTTGCCCAG AGTGAAAAGCAAGCAAGGCGGGCAAGTGCAATGTCTTTGCAAGTCTGTCCTGCTAATGATAACCAACAGGTTGAGAGTGCTTGCCACATCACTGATGCTCGTGCTGACCACAGGTGTTTTACTGATGAAGAATGTGGAGTTGATTCGACTACATGCAGACGAAGGTCGTGCAGCATGGCTGGGTACTGTGGGCTGTGGTTGCTTGTGTAG
- the LOC142631186 gene encoding alpha-mannosidase I MNS5-like isoform X2, with product MLPREFIVAWMLVLLVILPNIFNPCTCQLEPRWAAKKRHVMREKVRKMFYHAYDNYMTHAFPHDELKPLTKSFTDSLSELGNLRLEHLPQDYNGSALTLIESLSSLLIMGNSTEFERAVLWLSQNITFNVDARVNLFECNIRVLGGLVSAHILATDSTNRLVHGAYKNQLLILAEDLGKRFLPAFNTPTGLPYAWINLKYGVMVNETTETSTSGCGSLILEMGALSQLTGDPTYEYVAIRALRKLWSMRSSLNLLGTTLDVVTGDWIEYSAGIGAGVDSFYEYLFKAHILFGKEEFWRMFHSAYLAVQKYFRHGPWYHEADMRTGKATYWQLTSLQAFWPGLQVLVGDIAAANSSHREFFHVWEKFGVLPERYLLDHQMLHPTEKYYPLRPELAESTFYLYQATKVEGGFASVKDVTTMQLEDHQHSFFLAETCKYLYLLFDDSFLVDRNYIFTTEGHPLPVLRDWHDRLPESYIPTNWSFAQSEKQARRASAMSLQVCPANDNQQVESACHITDARADHRCFTDEECGVDSTTCRRRSCSMAGYCGLWLLV from the exons ATGTTGCCTCGAGAGTTTATTGTGGCATGGATGCTTGTGCTCCTTGTGATCCTTCCCAACATCTTCAACCCTTGCACGTGCCAACTCGAACCTCGTTGGGCAGCTAAGAAGAGACACGTTATGAGAGAGAAGGTTCGAAAGAT GTTTTACCATGCATATGACAACTACATGACCCATGCATTCCCG CATGATGAGCTCAAGCCTCTTACTAAATCTTTCACTGACTCTCTTAGCGAGCTGGGAAATCTGagg CTTGAACACTTACCGCAAGACTATAATGGATCTGCCCTCACACTTATTGAGTCATTATCCAG CCTTTTAATTATGGGTAACAGCACTGAATTTGAAAGGGCAGTACTTTGGCTTTCtcaaaatataacattcaaTGTTGATGCAAGGGTAAATCTTTTTGAG TGCAACATAAGAGTTCTTGGAGGACTAGTTTCTGCTCATATACTTGCAACTGATTCTACGAACAGGTTGGTTCATGGTGCTTACAAGAATCAGCTGCTTATCTTGGCTGAAGATTTAGGGAAGCGCTTTCTACCTGCATTCAATACACCCACTGGGTTGCCATATGCTTGGATTAACTTAAAG TACGGAGTGATGGTGAATGAGACTACTGAAACGAGCACTTCTGGGTGTG GTTCTCTGATTCTTGAAATGGGAGCCTTATCACAATTAACTGGTGACCCCACATACGAATATGTAGCTATACGTGCTCTTCGTAAATTATGGAGCATGCGGAGTTCACTGAATTTACTTGGAACAACGCTGGATGTGGTTACTGGGGATTGGATCGAGTATTCAGCTGGAATTGGGGCTG GGGTTGATTCATTCTATGAGTATCTATTCAAGGCTCATATTCTTTTTGGAAAGGAGGAGTTTTGGAGAATGTTCCATTCCGCTTATCTTGCAGTGCAGAAATATTTTAGACACGGTCCATG GTATCATGAAGCTGATATGAGAACAGGAAAGGCTACTTATTGGCAGCTTACAAGCCTTCAAGCATTTTGGCCCGGCCTGCAG GTTCTTGTTGGGGATATTGCAGCAGCTAATTCATCACACCGTGAGTTTTTCCATGTATGGGAGAAGTTTGGAGTTCTACCTGAGAG GTATTTGCTGGACCATCAAATGTTGCATCCTACAGAAAAATATTATCCTTTGCGCCCCGAATTGGCAGAGTCAACATTCTACTTATATCAAGCCACCAAAG TGGAAGGGGGATTTGCAAGCGTTAAAGATGTGACAACTATGCAGTTGGAAGATCATCAGCATAGTTTTTTCCTCGCTGAAAC GTGCAAGTATCTCTATCTTCTGTTTGATGATTCATTTTTGGTTGATCGGAATTATATCTTCACAACTGAGGGTCATCCCCTTCCAGTATTAAGAGATTGGCATGACAGGCTTCCAGAGAGCTATATTCCAACTAACTGGAGTTTTGCCCAG AGTGAAAAGCAAGCAAGGCGGGCAAGTGCAATGTCTTTGCAAGTCTGTCCTGCTAATGATAACCAACAGGTTGAGAGTGCTTGCCACATCACTGATGCTCGTGCTGACCACAGGTGTTTTACTGATGAAGAATGTGGAGTTGATTCGACTACATGCAGACGAAGGTCGTGCAGCATGGCTGGGTACTGTGGGCTGTGGTTGCTTGTGTAG
- the LOC142632237 gene encoding peroxidase 65-like, with translation MAFPLLFLLFLSIPFSESKLSVDYYTKTCPDFDSIMRETVTTKQINSPTTAAGTLRLFFHDCMVDGCDASVLISTNSFNKAERDADINLSLPGDAFDLVVRAKTALELSCPGIVSCADILAQATRDLITMVGGPFYKVRLGRKDGFESKALRVNGQVPQTNMSVNQLIKVFAAKGFSAQEMVALTGAHTIGFSHCKEFSHRIFNYSKTSPSDPEMYPKYAEALRKTCSNYLKDPGMSAFNDIMTPSKFDNMYYQNLQRGLALLATDHALSKHPRTKPFVDLYASNQTKFFEDFSHAMEKLSVFGIKTGRKGEVRHKCDAFNTLKA, from the coding sequence ATGGCTTTCCCTTTACTTTtccttctcttcctctccattccCTTCTCAGAATCCAAGCTCTCCGTCGACTACTACACAAAAACATGCCCTGATTTTGACTCCATCATGCGTGAAACTGTCACCACAAAACAAATCAATAGCCCTACAACAGCCGCAGGCACTTTACGTCTCTTTTTCCATGACTGCATGGTTGATGGCTGCGATGCCTCGGTCCTCATCTCCACAAACTCCTTCAACAAAGCCGAGCGTGACGCTGATATCAACCTCTCTCTCCCCGGCGACGCCTTTGATCTGGTTGTTCGTGCCAAGACCGCCCTTGAGCTCTCTTGCCCCGGCATTGTTTCCTGCGCTGATATCTTGGCTCAAGCTACACGTGATCTTATCACCATGGTGGGTGGTCCTTTCTACAAAGTACGTTTGGGACGTAAAGATGGGTTTGAATCAAAAGCTTTACGTGTTAACGGACAAGTTCCACAAACAAACATGTCCGTGAACCAGTTAATCAAAGTTTTCGCTGCTAAAGGGTTTAGCGCACAAGAAATGGTTGCGCTAACAGGTGCACATACCATTGGATTTTCTCATTGCAAGGAATTCAGTCACAGAATCTTCAATTACAGCAAGACCTCCCCATCTGACCCAGAAATGTATCCTAAGTACGCTGAGGCATTGAGAAAAACTTGTTCAAACTACCTTAAAGACCCTGGAATGTCTGCTTTCAATGACATAATGACACCAAGCAAGTTTGACAACATGTACTATCAGAATCTTCAGAGGGGATTGGCGCTCTTGGCCACCGATCATGCACTCAGTAAGCACCCTAGAACCAAGCCATTCGTAGACTTGTACGCTTCAAACCAGACTAAGTTCTTCGAGGATTTTTCACACGCAATGGAAAAGCTTAGTGTTTTTGGTATCAAGACTGGCCGGAAAGGAGAGGTGAGGCACAAGTGTGACGCTTTCAACACTCTCAAGGCATAG
- the LOC142632915 gene encoding uncharacterized protein LOC142632915: protein MENNMLQTNFGASNLLLHRRSKNDDFFSDIHMEAKRLKLFGFDVDPYAKGEKYMRKFERQGSVRSSDKELLGMEQSFEEKSSICEPAHKRYVCEFCLKEFSSSQAFGGHQNAHKKEKLKKKLMQLQGEGASFNVYLQPLQSHSGFIPGHSSPCFIDFSSCVPEITHRKESQIGLNSLDQDQNLYSGASRVFKLIAQSSHGRFEQKNCGRQVVIKPFPSYVSKKSCQSLCIRLGLPNAAPPEARAIQFGKSKQCLSFSPLDICDSQSEKDG from the coding sequence ATGGAAAACAATATGTTGCAAACAAACTTTGGTGCCTCTAACTTACTCTTGCATAGAAGGAGCAAGAATGATGACTTCTTTTCTGATATCCACATGGAGGCGAAAAGGCTCAAATTATTTGGCTTTGATGTGGATCCTTATGCCAAGGGTGAGAAATATATGAGAAAATTTGAAAGGCAGGGAAGTGTAAGGTCCTCTGACAAAGAATTGTTGGGGATGGAGCAATCTTTTGAAGAGAAAAGTTCAATATGTGAACCAGCACACAAGAGGTATGTATGTGAGTTTTGTCTTAAGGAGTTTTCAAGCTCGCAGGCATTTGGAGGCCACCAAAATGCCCATAAGAAGGAGAAGCTAAAGAAGAAACTAATGCAGCTTCAGGGAGAGGGGGCTAGCTTCAATGTTTACCTTCAACCTCTCCAAAGTCACAGTGGTTTCATTCCCGGTCATTCTTCCCCATGTTTCATAGACTTTTCTTCTTGTGTACCTGAGATAACACACCGCAAGGAGTCTCAGATTGGCTTGAATTCCTTGGATCAAGATCAAAACTTATACAGTGGTGCATCTCGAGTCTTCAAGCTGATAGCTCAGTCTTCTCATGGCCGTTTTGAACAAAAAAACTGTGGGAGACAAGTGGTCATCAAACCTTTTCCATCCTATGTTTCAAAGAAAAGCTGTCAGAGTCTATGTATTCGATTAGGCTTGCCCAACGCAGCTCCTCCAGAAGCACGTGCTATACAGTTTGGGAAATCTAAACAGTGCTTATCCTTCTCCCCTCTTGATATTTGTGATTCTCAAAGTGAAAAAGATGGGTAA
- the LOC142632101 gene encoding U-box domain-containing protein 38-like: protein MGGNGKHRWKISFHRSNSSPKQTPKDFICPISGSLMSDPVVVSSGQTFERVSVRVCRELGYSPRLEDGSRPDFTTEIPNKAFKSTILKWCDSNGAEHPSAPDYSSVERMVRSAMEAEERNSGPEIRISERELLRGVAENPPLILSHAATELGHRVNHFHSSSSDESVVIAAGSPGTPLPLTTRPLCYSSSSSSSEIVANEILSLTINPNSSTPEEDQFIAKLKSAEVYEQEEAVVSLRKLTRTREDLRVSLCTPRLLSAVRSLIQSKYAAVQVNAIALLVNLSLEKRNKVQIVRSGFVPFLIDALKGRFNESQEHAAGALFSLALEDDNKMAIGVLGALPPLMHALRSESERTRHDSALALYHLTLIQSNRVKLVKLGAVPSLLAMAKTGESASRVLLILCNLAVSVEGRSAMLDANAVECLVGMLRNGEGGESEATRENCVAAMYALSQGSMRFRGLAKEARAVEALREVEEKGSERAREKAKRILRMMKGREEEDGGEEGEDWEGILNSGGMSRSRYRVAGKNLYGANTTTF from the coding sequence ATGGGTGGAAACGGAAAACACAGGTGGAAAATTTCATTTCACCGCTCTAACTCCAGTCCCAAACAGACCCCAAAGGATTTCATCTGCCCGATTTCCGGGTCCTTAATGTCCGACCCGGTCGTCGTCTCTTCGGGTCAAACGTTCGAGCGCGTGTCCGTACGCGTCTGCCGCGAACTCGGGTATTCCCCGAGGCTCGAGGACGGGTCGAGACCCGATTTCACGACGGAGATTCCGAACAAGGCGTTCAAGTCCACGATCCTCAAGTGGTGCGACAGCAACGGTGCGGAGCACCCGTCCGCACCGGATTACAGCTCCGTGGAGCGGATGGTCCGGTCGGCAATGGAGGCGGAGGAGAGGAATTCGGGTCCGGAGATTAGGATTTCGGAGCGGGAGCTTCTGAGAGGCGTGGCGGAGAATCCGCCGTTGATTCTGTCGCACGCGGCGACTGAGTTAGGTCACCGAGTCAATCACTTCCACTCGAGCTCCTCCGACGAGTCGGTGGTTATCGCGGCGGGGAGTCCAGGCACTCCTCTACCACTCACGACTCGGCCTTTGTGTTACTCTTCCTCATCTTCCTCCTCCGAAATCGTCGCCAACGAAATTCTGAGCTTAACCATAAACCCTAACTCTTCCACTCCCGAAGAGGACCAGTTCATCGCGAAGTTGAAAAGCGCGGAGGTGTATGAGCAAGAAGAAGCTGTGGTTTCGCTGAGGAAGCTCACGAGGACCAGAGAAGACCTTAGGGTTTCGCTCTGTACTCCTCGGCTACTCTCCGCCGTCCGATCGTTGATTCAATCCAAATACGCCGCCGTACAAGTCAACGCCATCGCTTTGCTGGTGAACCTCTCTTTGGAAAAGCGCAACAAGGTGCAGATCGTGCGGTCAGGATTCGTTCCCTTCTTGATCGACGCGTTGAAAGGCCGATTCAACGAGTCGCAGGAACACGCCGCCGGCGCTCTCTTCAGCTTAGCGTTGGAGGACGACAACAAAATGGCAATCGGAGTGTTAGGAGCTTTACCGCCATTGATGCACGCGCTGAGATCCGAAAGCGAGCGAACTCGGCACGACTCGGCACTGGCACTGTACCACTTGACTCTAATTCAAAGCAACCGAGTCAAGCTAGTGAAACTCGGAGCCGTGCCGAGTCTTTTAGCAATGGCTAAAACCGGCGAGTCAGCGAGTCGCGTGCTGTTGATTCTCTGCAACTTGGCTGTATCCGTGGAAGGGAGGTCAGCTATGCTGGATGCCAATGCGGTGGAGTGTTTGGTGGGAATGCTTAGGAATGGCGAGGGAGGAGAGTCTGAGGCCACGCGCGAGAACTGCGTGGCCGCAATGTATGCCCTCAGTCAAGGGAGTATGAGATTCAGAGGATTGGCAAAGGAAGCAAGGGCTGTTGAGGCATTGAGGGAAGTGGAAGAGAAAGGAAGCGAAAGAGCGAGGGAAAAGGCGAAGCGGATATTGAGAATGATGAAGGGGAGAGAAGAGGAGGATGGAGGTGAAGAAGGAGAGGATTGGGAAGGAATTCTGAACTCCGGCGGAATGAGTCGGAGTCGATACCGAGTTGCCGGGAAAAACTTGTATGGTGCTAACACAACCACCTTTTGA